One stretch of Schlesneria sp. DSM 10557 DNA includes these proteins:
- a CDS encoding efflux RND transporter permease subunit — MNIAEICIRRPVFTWVLVAIPVVLGVVSYYSLGVDLFPKVDLSAVSISARLAGASAEEIESTVTKLIEEAVNQVSGIEELRSTTREGMATIAIQFQLSKDGDVAAQEVRDKVSSILNQLPQGMEPPVINRFDLDAAPIMTIGVSGRRDVREVTEIAKRQIQEQLQTVSGVGAVFLSGARTRAINVIVNTEKLAAFDLSVEDVRQALVTQNMEVPGGIVHQGSRELVLRTLGRIQTAAQFNQLIVANRSGHPIRIQDIGRAEDSVEEPRGLSRLDGQNAVSLFVQRQSGTNTVAISDAVQTRLARIKQALPADIEVEIIQDQARFIRESMAEVNFHLLLAAVLVSATILLFIRDWRTTVIATMAIPTSIIPTFLFMHYMGFTLNNITMLALILAIGIVIDDAVVVHENIFRHMEEYGKDAFTASRDGTREIALAVLATSLSLVVIFVPVAFMGGIVGRFFSSFGLTVAFAIVMSLFVSFTLTPMLCAHFLKLESNEAGHTQSKGGFIYRTVDYYYGLVLAWSLRHPIITMAVSLLAFLSTIPIAANLGVNLVPRDDQSEFQVSYITPEGYTLERSDQVLTEIEQRLSQLPGVLHRFTIIGQNTGGSGKGQGDVTRGSIYFRIKELEEREYTQFEVMERAREILRDYPDLRTAVSDVSAIGATGQDSRTFQVSIQGPDIDKLAEYSSQFIERLRQIPGLVDVDSTLALRKPEVQVEIDRDRASDLGIPVQTIANSLNVLVGGQIVSRYKEGTEQYDVWLRADRPFRATPQSLESLTIPSPTAGQVRLSSLATLTEARGPSQIDRFNRQRTVTLLAHPDKVSLNDAIQQARVIARELNLPPEYEVTFGGQAKMLGETGYYFMVALGLSVLFMYLILAAQFESWLNPVSILAALPVTIPFGLLSLLMFRTPMDLYAMFGLFMLIGIVKKNGILQVDKTNELRASGMERTAAIMEANHTRLRPILMTTVMLIAAMVPIALGRGPGAGARASMAKVIIGGQSFSLLLALLVTPVTYAIIDSIGQLLRRIYRRITAGWSVGSIPQPEH, encoded by the coding sequence ATGAATATCGCTGAGATCTGCATTCGTCGCCCTGTCTTTACCTGGGTGCTCGTGGCGATTCCGGTCGTGCTGGGGGTGGTCTCGTACTACAGCCTTGGGGTCGACCTGTTTCCGAAAGTCGACCTTTCGGCGGTTTCGATTTCCGCTCGTCTAGCGGGAGCCAGCGCCGAGGAAATCGAGTCGACGGTCACCAAACTGATCGAGGAAGCGGTCAACCAGGTTTCGGGTATTGAAGAACTGCGATCGACGACGCGCGAAGGGATGGCCACGATCGCCATTCAGTTTCAACTGAGCAAAGACGGCGACGTCGCCGCGCAGGAAGTTCGCGACAAGGTCTCGTCGATCCTCAATCAACTTCCCCAGGGAATGGAACCTCCCGTCATCAATCGCTTCGACCTGGATGCGGCACCCATCATGACGATCGGCGTTTCCGGGCGACGTGATGTTCGTGAAGTGACGGAGATCGCCAAGCGGCAGATCCAGGAGCAGTTGCAGACTGTCTCAGGGGTCGGTGCCGTGTTCCTTTCAGGCGCTCGAACACGCGCGATTAACGTGATCGTCAACACAGAGAAACTTGCCGCGTTCGATCTGTCGGTCGAGGACGTTCGTCAGGCCCTGGTGACTCAGAACATGGAAGTCCCCGGCGGGATCGTCCATCAGGGCTCGCGGGAACTGGTGCTGCGAACACTGGGGCGAATACAGACGGCTGCACAGTTCAATCAACTGATTGTGGCCAATCGCTCGGGTCATCCGATTCGGATTCAGGACATCGGCCGAGCCGAAGATTCCGTGGAAGAACCGCGTGGGCTGAGTCGACTTGACGGACAGAATGCCGTGAGCCTGTTCGTACAACGACAATCAGGAACAAATACCGTCGCCATTTCAGACGCGGTGCAGACCCGACTCGCTCGGATCAAGCAGGCTCTGCCAGCCGACATCGAGGTCGAAATCATTCAGGACCAGGCCCGGTTCATTCGCGAATCGATGGCCGAAGTCAACTTCCATCTGTTGCTGGCGGCCGTTCTGGTTTCAGCCACGATCCTGCTGTTTATCCGTGACTGGCGAACCACGGTGATTGCCACCATGGCGATTCCCACTTCGATTATCCCGACGTTTCTCTTCATGCACTACATGGGCTTCACGCTGAATAACATCACGATGCTGGCCCTGATTCTGGCCATCGGAATCGTGATCGATGATGCGGTGGTGGTACATGAAAACATCTTCCGACATATGGAAGAGTACGGGAAGGACGCATTCACGGCATCGCGCGACGGAACGCGGGAAATCGCTCTGGCGGTGCTGGCAACCAGTCTTTCGCTGGTCGTGATCTTCGTTCCGGTTGCGTTTATGGGAGGCATCGTCGGACGGTTCTTCAGCAGTTTCGGTCTGACGGTGGCGTTTGCCATTGTGATGAGTCTCTTTGTCTCGTTCACTCTCACTCCCATGTTGTGTGCCCACTTCCTGAAGCTGGAGTCGAACGAGGCGGGGCATACGCAATCAAAGGGGGGCTTCATCTATCGAACGGTTGACTACTACTACGGCCTCGTGCTCGCCTGGTCATTGCGACATCCCATCATCACGATGGCGGTCAGTCTGCTGGCTTTTCTGTCGACGATTCCGATTGCCGCTAACCTGGGGGTGAACCTCGTTCCTCGCGATGATCAGAGTGAATTTCAGGTGTCATACATCACACCGGAGGGCTACACGCTCGAACGCTCTGATCAGGTGCTCACCGAAATCGAACAGCGACTCAGCCAGTTACCGGGGGTTCTGCATCGATTCACCATCATCGGCCAGAACACAGGGGGATCGGGCAAGGGGCAGGGAGATGTGACCCGGGGATCCATCTACTTCCGGATCAAGGAACTCGAAGAGCGTGAATACACTCAGTTCGAAGTGATGGAGCGAGCCCGCGAGATTCTTCGTGACTATCCCGACCTGCGAACTGCCGTCTCGGATGTTTCGGCGATCGGGGCGACGGGACAGGATAGCCGTACGTTCCAAGTGAGTATCCAGGGACCGGACATTGATAAACTCGCCGAATACTCGTCACAATTTATTGAGCGACTTCGGCAGATTCCGGGTCTCGTCGATGTCGATTCGACGCTGGCTCTGCGAAAGCCCGAGGTGCAGGTCGAAATCGATCGTGATCGGGCCAGTGACTTGGGAATTCCCGTCCAGACCATCGCCAACAGCCTGAATGTTCTCGTCGGCGGTCAGATTGTATCCCGCTACAAAGAGGGGACTGAGCAGTACGACGTCTGGCTGCGGGCGGACCGGCCGTTCCGTGCGACTCCGCAAAGTCTGGAAAGCCTCACGATCCCCTCACCAACGGCAGGCCAGGTCCGGCTTTCGAGTCTGGCAACGCTCACGGAAGCACGGGGCCCAAGCCAGATCGATCGGTTCAACCGCCAGCGGACTGTCACGCTGCTGGCTCATCCCGACAAGGTCTCACTCAATGATGCAATTCAGCAGGCCCGGGTGATTGCCCGTGAACTCAACCTCCCGCCCGAATACGAAGTGACATTCGGCGGGCAGGCGAAGATGCTGGGCGAGACCGGTTATTACTTCATGGTGGCTCTGGGGCTGAGTGTCCTGTTCATGTACCTGATCCTGGCCGCTCAGTTCGAAAGCTGGCTCAACCCGGTCAGTATCCTGGCGGCATTGCCAGTGACGATTCCGTTTGGATTGCTGTCGCTGCTGATGTTCCGCACGCCGATGGATTTGTACGCGATGTTCGGACTGTTCATGCTGATCGGAATCGTGAAGAAGAACGGGATTCTGCAAGTCGACAAGACGAACGAATTGCGCGCCAGCGGCATGGAACGGACCGCCGCGATCATGGAAGCCAATCACACCCGGTTGCGGCCGATTCTGATGACGACCGTCATGCTGATTGCCGCCATGGTCCCGATTGCATTGGGGCGAGGTCCCGGTGCGGGAGCCCGCGCCAGCATGGCCAAGGTGATTATCGGCGGGCAATCATTCAGCCTGTTACTGGCACTGCTGGTCACGCCGGTGACCTATGCCATCATCGACAGTATCGGACAGTTACTGAGGAGGATCTATCGGCGAATCACCGCTGGGTGGTCCGTCGGGTCGATCCCGCAACCGGAACACTGA
- the dps gene encoding DNA starvation/stationary phase protection protein Dps has translation MFKTKNDLPESTRVKVIELLNARLADSIDLQTQAKQAHWNVKGPHFIGLHELFDKINEEVEDYVDDIAERAVQLGGVAEGTARVVAKRSTLQEYPLNAVDGRTHVDALSSALAAFGKVIRQGIDQADELGDKDTADLFTEISRGIDKSVWFVEAHLQAER, from the coding sequence ATGTTCAAAACAAAAAACGATCTGCCTGAATCAACCCGCGTCAAAGTGATCGAGTTATTGAACGCCCGATTGGCGGACTCCATCGACCTGCAAACACAGGCCAAGCAAGCGCACTGGAACGTCAAAGGGCCTCACTTCATCGGCCTGCACGAGCTGTTCGACAAAATCAATGAAGAGGTCGAAGACTACGTCGATGACATTGCAGAACGCGCCGTCCAGTTGGGGGGCGTCGCGGAAGGAACCGCCCGTGTCGTCGCCAAACGGAGCACGCTGCAGGAATACCCACTGAATGCGGTCGATGGACGAACGCACGTCGATGCACTCTCGTCAGCACTGGCGGCCTTCGGAAAAGTGATCCGGCAGGGGATCGACCAGGCCGACGAACTGGGAGATAAAGACACCGCGGACCTGTTCACGGAAATCTCCCGTGGCATCGACAAGTCGGTCTGGTTCGTCGAAGCCCACCTGCAGGCCGAGCGATAA
- a CDS encoding alpha/beta fold hydrolase, with the protein MHSNFLTMDDGTRIYFKDWGRGQPVVFSHGWPLSADAWDPQLFYLSERGYRVIAHDRRGHGRSSQPWLGNEMNTYAKDLAEIVRTLDLKNVIHVGHSTGGGEVVRYIGRYGTRHVAAAVLIGAVPPLMLKTDKNPGGLPLEVFDEIRQGVLKDRSQFFRDLTTPFYGANRDGSNISQGTIDAFWLQGMQAGLKNAYDCIKAFSETDFTEDLKKINIPTLIIHGDDDQIVPIDASARQMAKLVKGSTLKVYPGAPHGLTFTHKDQLNADLLAFFKQIRQQQ; encoded by the coding sequence ATGCACTCAAACTTTCTTACTATGGACGATGGCACCCGAATCTACTTTAAGGACTGGGGACGTGGTCAACCCGTCGTCTTCAGTCACGGATGGCCGCTGAGTGCCGACGCATGGGATCCACAGCTCTTCTACCTGAGCGAACGAGGATACCGCGTCATCGCTCATGACCGACGCGGGCACGGACGATCCAGCCAGCCCTGGCTGGGAAATGAGATGAACACCTATGCCAAAGACCTGGCAGAAATCGTCCGAACACTCGACCTGAAGAATGTGATCCACGTCGGTCACTCGACCGGGGGCGGCGAGGTGGTGCGCTACATCGGCCGGTATGGCACCCGACATGTCGCCGCTGCCGTTCTGATTGGCGCCGTTCCTCCCTTGATGTTGAAAACGGACAAGAACCCCGGCGGCCTTCCCCTTGAAGTCTTCGATGAAATCCGTCAGGGAGTCCTGAAAGATCGGTCTCAGTTCTTCCGGGATCTGACCACACCGTTTTACGGAGCCAACCGTGACGGCTCGAACATTTCTCAAGGAACGATCGACGCGTTCTGGCTGCAGGGGATGCAGGCGGGTCTGAAGAATGCTTACGATTGCATCAAGGCGTTCTCTGAAACCGACTTCACCGAAGATCTGAAGAAAATCAACATCCCGACACTGATTATTCACGGTGACGATGACCAGATTGTCCCCATCGACGCATCCGCCCGGCAGATGGCCAAACTGGTCAAAGGATCAACTCTGAAGGTCTATCCGGGCGCTCCGCACGGACTGACCTTCACTCACAAAGACCAACTCAACGCAGATCTGCTGGCCTTCTTTAAGCAAATACGACAGCAGCAGTAA
- a CDS encoding TIGR00300 family protein: MMNAQTHLPSFHEDVELAGHIIDSLLLPKVLDEITSLGGDYQSQEIRIGHNRRDPSYVRLTVSAPTQESLEQILTSIGQHGAVPVQHHDIRLLAADIERAFPEGFYATTNEPTEVRWSNKWIPVERQEMDCGICFDPKQETARCVAMADVKRGDHIVVGRLGTRVHPVGRDRLSTHSFGFMNSTVSSEKPKNLTVREIAELMRRAASGQGRILVVAGPAVVHTGSRELLSWLIRRGYVHVLFAGNALATHDIEQSFYGTSLGISMESGGGSEEGHEHHLRTINRIRRLGSIPQAVEQKVLTNGIMYECIQHKIPFVLAGSIRDDGPLPDVITDSLVAQTRMRELVQGVTFCLMIATTLHSIAVGNLLPSWVKTVCVDINPATVTKLADRGTFQSVGLVTDVEPFLRVLVQELGGMQD, encoded by the coding sequence ATGATGAACGCACAGACTCATTTGCCCAGCTTTCACGAGGATGTTGAGCTCGCCGGGCATATCATCGACAGCCTGCTCTTACCGAAAGTGCTGGACGAAATCACGTCGCTGGGCGGAGATTACCAAAGCCAGGAGATCCGCATTGGTCACAACCGGCGTGACCCCAGTTATGTCCGACTCACGGTCTCGGCCCCGACGCAGGAATCGCTCGAACAGATCCTGACTTCCATAGGTCAGCACGGTGCGGTGCCGGTTCAGCACCATGACATCCGTCTGCTCGCCGCCGATATTGAAAGGGCTTTTCCCGAAGGCTTCTACGCGACGACGAACGAGCCAACCGAAGTGCGCTGGAGCAACAAATGGATTCCTGTGGAACGACAGGAAATGGACTGTGGAATTTGTTTTGACCCGAAGCAGGAAACCGCCCGCTGCGTGGCAATGGCGGACGTAAAACGAGGTGACCACATCGTGGTCGGACGACTGGGAACGCGCGTCCATCCCGTCGGCCGGGACCGACTGTCGACTCATTCGTTTGGTTTCATGAACAGTACGGTTTCCAGCGAAAAACCCAAAAATCTGACTGTCCGTGAAATTGCAGAACTGATGCGCCGGGCAGCGAGTGGACAGGGACGAATTCTGGTCGTTGCGGGTCCCGCCGTTGTGCATACGGGGAGCCGGGAACTGCTGAGCTGGCTCATCCGCCGTGGCTACGTTCATGTCCTATTCGCGGGGAACGCTCTGGCAACACACGACATCGAACAATCCTTTTACGGAACAAGTCTGGGCATCTCGATGGAAAGCGGAGGAGGAAGCGAAGAAGGTCACGAGCACCACCTGAGAACCATCAATCGGATCCGGCGACTGGGAAGCATCCCGCAGGCTGTCGAGCAAAAGGTGCTGACAAACGGAATCATGTACGAATGCATTCAGCACAAGATCCCGTTTGTGCTGGCGGGAAGCATTCGGGACGATGGCCCCCTGCCCGATGTCATTACTGATTCGCTTGTCGCTCAGACCCGGATGCGTGAGCTGGTTCAAGGAGTCACCTTCTGCCTGATGATCGCGACGACACTCCATAGTATTGCCGTCGGGAACCTGCTTCCCTCGTGGGTCAAAACCGTGTGCGTCGACATTAATCCCGCGACCGTCACCAAACTCGCAGATCGGGGTACGTTTCAGTCAGTAGGACTGGTCACAGATGTAGAACCATTTCTACGTGTCCTGGTGCAGGAACTGGGTGGGATGCAGGATTAA
- a CDS encoding type II secretion system F family protein — MTQSSSSLDDLILLNREIAALVKAGIPLELGLKGLAGNVGTRLGGLSERLSKRMAEGTSLPDALALEGPAVSPVYTAVMEAGLSSGRLPDALESMAASGQVMQETRQRIRLAIIYPLFCGVISYGLLAGFLTFFLPHLLRGIEGLGLPYLWPIEGLKFLDQHKTYVTLVIPAVVLAVVVVTALLRKNVTRGLWRWMTSFRWVPGVTSIRQSQNWAQFTELLAMQLEHAAPLPRAFRLAADSVDHTGWHQESRMVCDKLELGIPLPLALESSRLLPPLARWMISTAERQGTLIPTLRQLSEMYRRRALLQAARLKTWLPVMITIGVTGVIGLAYGLLCFIPMRALLIGLMQE, encoded by the coding sequence ATGACTCAATCTTCGTCGTCGCTGGATGATTTGATTCTGCTCAATCGCGAAATCGCAGCGCTGGTGAAGGCCGGAATTCCGCTGGAACTGGGGCTGAAGGGTCTGGCGGGAAATGTGGGAACGCGACTGGGTGGTCTCTCGGAACGTTTGTCGAAGCGCATGGCCGAAGGGACGTCGCTTCCAGACGCCTTGGCTCTGGAAGGCCCGGCCGTTTCGCCCGTTTATACGGCTGTCATGGAAGCGGGGTTGTCGTCAGGCCGCCTGCCCGATGCATTGGAATCGATGGCCGCATCGGGGCAGGTCATGCAGGAGACACGTCAGCGGATCCGGCTGGCGATTATTTATCCTCTGTTTTGCGGTGTCATCAGCTATGGATTGTTGGCCGGGTTTCTGACTTTCTTTCTTCCCCATTTGCTGAGAGGGATTGAAGGTCTTGGATTACCTTATCTCTGGCCGATCGAGGGTTTGAAGTTTCTGGATCAGCACAAGACCTATGTGACCCTGGTGATTCCGGCAGTCGTGCTGGCCGTGGTTGTGGTTACAGCTCTGTTACGGAAGAACGTCACCCGGGGATTATGGCGGTGGATGACCTCGTTCCGGTGGGTCCCTGGCGTCACCTCCATCCGTCAAAGCCAAAACTGGGCACAGTTCACCGAGCTTCTGGCCATGCAACTGGAACATGCGGCCCCCTTGCCACGCGCATTCCGTCTGGCGGCTGATTCCGTCGATCACACAGGTTGGCACCAGGAATCACGAATGGTGTGCGACAAACTGGAACTGGGAATCCCGCTTCCCCTGGCGCTCGAGTCTTCCAGATTACTGCCACCCCTTGCCAGATGGATGATTTCGACGGCGGAACGGCAAGGGACACTGATTCCGACGCTCAGGCAGTTATCGGAAATGTACCGTCGTCGTGCGCTACTTCAGGCGGCCCGACTGAAGACATGGCTGCCGGTAATGATTACGATCGGGGTTACAGGGGTGATCGGTCTGGCTTACGGGCTGCTCTGTTTTATTCCGATGCGGGCACTTTTGATTGGACTCATGCAAGAATGA
- the dprA gene encoding DNA-processing protein DprA, with translation MVKELFPEPDADAPDPERDLIDVLRLNLVPGLGPRTYQLLLERFGSPRGILEASVSQLQSVRNVGPRLAMSLVTHGTEAAALQELERARSAGVSLHIRDTPTYPAGLCRIPDPPTLIYCKGTLVEADALAIGVVGSRHCTSYGRQQTNRLAQALARVGITVVSGLARGIDAEAHKGALEAGGRTIAVCATGLNTIYPPEHRELSEAITRQGCLITESPMDQTPKSGLFPQRNRIISGMSLGVVLIEAGRSSGALHTARHAMEQNRDVFAMPGRVDSEASLGCLDLIRDGATLIRDVDDVLNALGPLVAPVKRTPTETVRKPAELTLSDQERLILNLMSAESTPVDEVIRAANIEASRVLSTITVLEMKRLVRRLPGGFVVRS, from the coding sequence ATGGTCAAAGAGCTGTTCCCAGAGCCTGATGCAGACGCGCCCGATCCCGAACGTGATTTGATTGATGTGCTGAGACTCAATCTGGTTCCGGGGTTGGGACCCCGCACCTACCAGCTCTTACTGGAACGCTTTGGCTCGCCTCGTGGAATCCTCGAGGCGTCGGTGTCACAGTTGCAGTCGGTCCGAAACGTGGGTCCCCGGCTGGCGATGTCGCTCGTCACTCACGGTACCGAAGCGGCCGCACTCCAGGAACTCGAGCGTGCCCGCTCGGCGGGAGTCTCTCTCCATATTCGCGACACCCCCACGTATCCGGCAGGGCTGTGTCGAATTCCAGATCCCCCGACACTGATCTATTGCAAGGGGACCCTTGTGGAAGCGGATGCCCTGGCGATCGGGGTGGTTGGCTCGCGACACTGTACCAGCTACGGCCGACAGCAGACGAACCGGCTGGCACAGGCCCTCGCCCGGGTCGGTATTACCGTCGTCAGCGGGCTAGCGCGGGGAATCGACGCGGAAGCTCACAAAGGGGCACTGGAGGCGGGTGGAAGAACGATTGCAGTCTGCGCCACGGGACTGAATACCATCTATCCTCCCGAGCATCGTGAATTGTCCGAGGCGATTACGCGACAGGGATGCCTGATTACCGAATCGCCCATGGATCAGACTCCCAAATCCGGATTGTTCCCCCAGCGAAACCGGATCATCAGCGGGATGTCATTAGGAGTCGTCCTCATTGAGGCGGGACGCAGCAGCGGGGCCCTGCACACGGCGCGGCATGCGATGGAACAGAACCGGGACGTGTTCGCAATGCCCGGTCGTGTTGATTCCGAGGCCAGCCTGGGGTGTCTCGACCTGATCCGCGACGGCGCGACACTGATCCGGGATGTGGATGACGTGCTGAACGCTCTCGGGCCGCTGGTGGCCCCGGTCAAGCGGACACCGACCGAAACGGTACGAAAACCGGCAGAATTGACACTTTCGGACCAGGAACGGCTCATTCTCAACCTGATGTCTGCCGAATCAACACCTGTTGATGAGGTCATTCGTGCTGCCAATATCGAGGCTTCGCGCGTCCTGTCGACGATCACGGTTCTCGAAATGAAACGTCTTGTCCGACGCCTTCCCGGCGGTTTTGTGGTACGGTCCTGA
- a CDS encoding NPCBM/NEW2 domain-containing protein codes for MHYGVILICLAMNQTPAVEVLTLSEKQVKGTIESLTANEVVIKSTEGTVVVPVSELLTIRSSQPVAPSATEGKFVLKLTDETQLGVSSFISAGTTVTVGHAVFGDIQMPVTAVSSIRFAPADPKVDQEWNQLLERSVKKDLLAIRKGDVLDHLDGIIGSLNDTTLQFQLDGDDLSVKRERAFGLIYSKRDSTSKKAMARLELVTGDRLSARQVEWNGKKWRVRLVTGPELEVAPEQLSKLDFSQSKITYLSDLDPRSVKYTPYFNYPGVIVWEYKKDRAFEGKPMFLGKVEYRKGLAIHSQTQLRFRLGGEYRKFQAVMGIGDEIQQGDASVIVKADERVIFNGSAKTRVAEGPLAGQRPEPQKLDLDVTGVVELEIFVGFGSEGEAVTDIGDRVYFGNARLLR; via the coding sequence ATGCATTATGGCGTCATCCTCATTTGCCTTGCGATGAATCAGACACCGGCTGTCGAGGTCCTGACGCTGTCCGAAAAGCAAGTGAAAGGGACGATCGAATCACTCACTGCCAATGAAGTCGTGATCAAGTCGACCGAGGGAACTGTTGTGGTTCCTGTTTCTGAACTGCTCACGATCCGGTCTTCGCAGCCTGTGGCGCCGTCAGCTACCGAGGGGAAATTCGTCCTCAAACTGACAGACGAAACTCAACTGGGCGTTTCGTCTTTTATTTCGGCGGGAACCACCGTCACGGTTGGCCACGCTGTCTTTGGTGACATTCAAATGCCGGTCACCGCCGTTTCCAGTATCCGGTTCGCGCCTGCTGATCCCAAGGTCGATCAGGAATGGAATCAACTGCTGGAACGCAGTGTGAAGAAGGATCTCCTCGCGATTCGCAAAGGGGATGTGCTCGATCATCTCGATGGCATCATTGGATCGCTGAATGACACGACGCTTCAGTTTCAACTGGATGGCGACGACCTGTCGGTGAAGCGTGAGCGCGCCTTTGGGTTAATCTATTCCAAGCGGGACTCGACCTCGAAGAAGGCGATGGCCCGACTGGAACTGGTTACAGGGGACCGACTGTCCGCCAGGCAGGTCGAATGGAACGGGAAGAAGTGGCGTGTTCGACTGGTCACGGGGCCTGAACTGGAAGTCGCTCCTGAGCAACTTTCGAAGCTGGATTTCAGTCAGAGCAAGATCACTTACCTGTCGGACCTGGATCCTCGCAGCGTGAAATACACCCCTTATTTCAATTATCCCGGGGTGATTGTCTGGGAATACAAGAAGGATCGGGCCTTCGAGGGAAAGCCGATGTTCCTGGGCAAGGTCGAATACCGCAAAGGGCTGGCCATTCATTCGCAGACGCAGCTTCGCTTCCGTCTCGGGGGCGAGTACCGCAAGTTCCAGGCGGTTATGGGGATTGGTGATGAGATCCAGCAGGGAGATGCCAGCGTCATCGTGAAAGCCGATGAACGGGTCATCTTCAATGGTTCCGCAAAGACCCGGGTTGCCGAGGGACCCCTGGCGGGCCAGCGTCCGGAACCGCAAAAGCTGGATCTCGACGTGACCGGCGTGGTCGAACTCGAAATCTTCGTGGGGTTCGGCAGCGAAGGTGAGGCAGTCACAGATATCGGCGACCGCGTCTACTTCGGCAACGCTCGACTCCTGCGTTGA
- the ruvC gene encoding crossover junction endodeoxyribonuclease RuvC, which yields MTATNLATRLNATKVTAIQRGQCVLGVDPGLNRTGYAILERSTCDPILREGGVIQSTKDLSLAERVLELGQSLREVIAEYKPQVLAIEQVFSTPQFPKTAILMAHARGALLFAAAEAGIPVIHYSATQIKRLLTGSGKASKDQIQHAIRNELRLEKILEPNDVADAFAVALCHYHSCRNIISN from the coding sequence ATGACCGCTACCAACCTCGCGACCAGACTGAACGCCACGAAGGTGACCGCGATTCAACGGGGCCAATGCGTCCTGGGGGTCGACCCGGGCCTCAATCGAACGGGCTACGCGATTCTGGAGCGTTCTACGTGCGACCCCATTCTACGCGAGGGGGGCGTCATTCAGTCGACGAAAGACCTTTCGCTCGCCGAGCGGGTGCTGGAACTGGGACAGTCTCTGCGAGAAGTGATTGCCGAATACAAACCTCAAGTCCTGGCAATCGAACAGGTCTTCTCGACGCCTCAATTCCCGAAGACGGCCATCCTGATGGCCCATGCCCGGGGGGCTCTTCTCTTCGCGGCCGCCGAAGCAGGGATCCCCGTCATTCACTATTCGGCGACCCAGATCAAGCGGTTGCTGACGGGTAGCGGGAAAGCCTCGAAAGATCAGATTCAGCACGCCATTCGCAATGAATTGCGTCTCGAGAAGATCCTCGAACCCAACGATGTTGCCGACGCATTTGCTGTCGCACTGTGTCACTATCACAGTTGTCGGAACATCATCTCCAACTGA